The following is a genomic window from Streptomyces lincolnensis.
GGGTGCCGGGCGGGGGTCGGACAGCCGACGCGGTCGCACGAACACCCGTAGCCGGGGGCGGGATACGCGGCGGGCGCGAGCGGCAGGCCCGCCTCGGCGGCTGCCAGCAGCAGGGGCTCCCGGCCGCTGTCGTCGGCGGCCTCCTTGGGGCGGCGGCCCCGCAGCCACTGGGAGAGTTTGCCCTGCCGGCCGGTGCGGCCACCGAACTCCGCGCTCATCAATCTCCTCGCCTCGCCGTCGTGCGAAACAGCATGCCCTATGGTCCCACCATCGTGCGCTCCGGGGGGCCGTAGCCGACAACAGGGGTACGTGGGACGAGGGGTGGCGCGCACAGGGATCGAGTGTCATTGCGCGCTTTATTGTGATTTATTCCCCTACCGTTGTCGGCATGGTCACATGGATCGCGTCGAGGGGCCTGGCCGCCGCGGCTTTTGTGGTTCCGCCGGCCCTCACCGGGCCGCTCGGGCCGATGCCCCTGGAGTGGGGCGGCGGCCCCCTGACGGTGGCGGCGCTCCCCCGCGTCACCTACGTCGCCCATCGCGGCGGTGCCCGCGAGGTCCCCGAGAACAGCATGTCGGGCCTGATGGCGGCCTATGCGCGCGGTACGGCGCAGGTGCTGGACTTCGACACGCGCATGCTGCGCGACGGCACGCTCGTGGTGATGCACGATCCGACGCTGAACCGGACGACGTTCGCGGGCGGTGCGGTGCGCGGGCTGAACGTGCGGGAGTGGCAGGGGATGCGGTTGCGGCCGAGGGCCTCGCTGCCGGGGAGTTGGCGGTCGGAGCGGCCGCCGACGGTGGCCGAGGTGCTGGATCGTTTCGGCGGGCGGATCGTGCTGATGGTGGAGGCGAAGGATCCGCGAAGCCTGGAGCGGCTGGCGGGGCTCATCCGGAGCCGCGGCCTGACCCGCTCGGTCTTCGTCAACTCGAACGATCCCGCGGTGGCCCGGCACGCCCACCGGCTGGGCCTGCTCGCCCAGCTGTGGCGCTCGGCGGAGCAGTTGCGCCGGGACCGCCCCGAGCGCTGGCGGCCCTTCGTCGACCTGCTCGACGTGGACGTCAACGCGCGGGACGCGGACCTGGCCCGGGCGGTGCGCTCCGGCATCCCGCGCGTGTGGGCGCACACCGTGGTGACACCCCGGCAGCGGGACCGGGCGCTCGCGCTGGGCTGCGACGGCGTCATCACGGACACGCCGGGGCGGCTGGCGCGGGGGCGGGGTCCGGGGCGGGGCTAGCGGGGCGCGATGCCGTGGAGGGCGTAGTCGACGAGGGTGTCGGTGTACTCGTACGAGATGGGGCCCGTGTACTGGAGCCAGCGCTGGGCGAGGGGGGAGACCCAGAGTTCGAGGGCGATGCGGGGGTCGACCTCCTGGCGGACCTGGCCTGCGGCCTGGGCGGCGCGGACGCGGTCGACGTACAGCAGGAGCGACGGTTCGAGGAGCTTGGTCATGAAGACGCGGCCCAGTTGCTCGTTGACCACGCCTTCGGCGGCCAGGGCGCGGGAGGGGATCTCGAAGCGGGGGTCCTTGAGCTGGTCGACGGTCAGGCGCAGCACGGCCTTGAGGTCGGTGGCGAGGTCGCCGGTGTCCGGGATCGCGAACTCGTACTCCGGGCCGGCGTCCCGGGACGCCTGTTCGCTCAGGTCGAGGAACGCCTCCAGCAGGACGTCCGCCTTCGACGACCACCAGCGGTAGATCGTCTGCTTGCCGACGCCTGCGCGGGCGGCGATGCCCTCGATGGTCGTCCTGGGGTAGCCGACCTCGCCGACGAGGGCGAGGGCGGCGTCGTAGATCGCGCGGCGGGACTTCTCGCTGCGGCGGCTGGCGTCGGGGGTGGGCTGCGTGGCCATGGGTCGACGGTAACAGGGGGGTGAGACGGGGCGTCTCGTGAGGGATGGGACGGGTAGGGGCGGCGGGGGCGAGGAAAGTCGGTGTCACCGCGGCGGCCAGGGGTCGCCCCAAGTCGCGTCGCGGGCCGCCTTGTAGAGGTCGCCGTGGCGTTTGGTGACCGTGTGGCGGGCCAGGCGTTCATCGGACTCGCACAGGTCCAGGAGGACTTGGCCCTTGCGGATCTGGGGGCGTCGGACCACGCGGGAGGGGGCGGGGGCGGCCGGGAGGCGGGTGGCGGCGACGTAGGCGAACTTCTCGTCCTCGTAGGCGAGGGAGCCGCCCTTGACCTGGCGGTGCAGGGAGGAACGGCTCACCCGGGCCGAGAAGTGGCACCAGTCCTCGCCCGGGACGATCGGGCAGGCCGCGCTGTGCGGGCAGGGGGCGGCGACGCGGAACCCGGCGGCGATCAGGCGGTCGCGGGCCTCGATGATCCGGGCGTAGCCGTCGGGGGTGCCGGGCTCCACGATCACGACCGCCTGGGCGGCGGTCGCGGCGGCGTCCACGAGAGCGGTGCGGTCGGGGGCCGTGAGTTCGTTGAGGACGTAGGAGACGGTGACCAGGTCGGCGGGGTCGAGGGTGAGGGCCGCGCCGATCTTCGCCCGCTGCCACGTCGCCGTGCGCAGGGCGGGGTTGGCGGTGGCGATCTCCTTGCCGAGGGCGAGGGCGGGTTCGGCCCAGTCGAGGACCGTGACGGTGCGGTCGCCCTCCGGCCAGGTGGCGGTGGCGGCCCAGGTCGCCGCGCCCGTTCCGCCGCCGACGTCGGTGTGGCTGGTCGGGGTCCAGTGCGGTACGGCCTCCGCGAAGGCCTCCAGTGCGGAGTGGACCGCCTCGAAGGTGGCGGGCATGCGGTAGGCGGCGTAGGCGGCGACGTCCGCTCGGTCGCGGAGGATGGGGGTGTGAGTGGGGGTGTTCCCGCGGTAGGTGGCGATCAGGCGGTCCACCGCCTGGGCGGCCTGCTTCGGGGGGAGGCCGTCGAGGAGGGTGGAGAGGCTGTGGCGCAACGTGTCTGCGGGGTCGTTCACTCGCCGATTCTATGGGCTTCGGGTGGGCCTCCGGATGCGGGTCGGTGAGGGGTTCCGCGTCCCTGGGGGCTGCGCCCCCAGACCCCCGCTTCGGCCCTGAAGGGGCCTCGTCCTCAAACGCCGGACGGGCTGAAAAATCCAGCCCCTCCGGCGTTTGAGGAGCGGGGTCTGGGGCGGAGCCCCAGAAGGATGGGACGGGTAGGGGCGGCGGGGGCGAGAAACGATGGGACGCGCAACCTGTCTCGCGCCCGCTACATCCCCCGCACCGCCCGCGCCACCCGTGTCCCCGCCGCCGCCCTCGGCCTGTTGTCCGGTGACCGTCTCCTCGGATGCACCGTGTTGGCCAATAGGACGAGGAACGTGTCGGTCGCCGGGTCGAGGACCAGGGACGTGCCGGTGAAGCCGGTGTGGCCCGCCGCTCCTCTTCCCGCCAGTTCGCCCATGAACCAGGGCTGGTCGAGGGCGAAGCCGAGGCCGGGTGGGGTGAGGAGGAGTTCCACGAAGTCGGGGCCGAGGATGCGGGCGGGGCCGTAGGAGCCGCCGGCGAGGAGGGTGCGGCATAAGACGGCGAGGTCGCGGGCGGTGGAGAAGAGGCCGGCGTGGCCGGCGACGCCGCCGAGGGCCCAGGCGTTCTCGTCGTGGACCTCGCCGCGCAGCATGCCGCGGTCGGCCTTGGCCCAGGGGCGGCGCTGGTCCTCGGTGGCGGCGGCGCGGGGGCAGGGGCCGAAGTGGGTGGCGGTCATGCCGAGGGGGCGGGTGATGCCGTCGTGGACGAGGACGTCGAGGGTGCGGCCGGTGACGCGTTCGAGGACGTGCTGGAGGAGGAGCGGGTTGAGGTCGGAGTAGGTGTAGGTGCCGGGCACGCCGACGGGGGGTTCGGCGCGCAGGAGCGCCAGGCGTTCCGCGTCGTCGGCGCAGTCGTACAGCGGGAGCTCGGGGCGCAGGCCGGAGGTGTGGGTGAGCAGTTCGCGCACGGTGATGCCGTACTCCGCGGCCGCGGAGAAGTCGGGCAGGTAGGCGCCGACCCGGGCGTCGATGCCGAGGGTGCCCCGCTCGATCTGCTGGACGGCGGCGACGGCGGTGCAGAGTTTGGTCAGGGAGGCCAGGTCGAAGGGGGTGTCGACGGTCATCGGGACACGGTCCTCGGGCGGCAGTTCCACGCCCGCGTCGGCCTCGGGGTCGTAGGCCGCGTACCGGACGGCCCAGCCCGTCGCCTCCTCGACGGCGATGACCGGGCCGCGCCCGGCGACCACCACCGCGCCCGCAGCCCAGGGGTGCTCGCCGCTGGTGAGGGCCCGGACGTCGGCGACGAGGTGGTCGAGCTCCCCGGGGTCGAGTCCGGCCCGTTCCGGTGTGCCGTCGCGCAGTCTTGGTGCGCTCAGCTCCCTACTCCCTCCGCAGTCGCACGCTTGTTCCAAGGACGGCACATTCCCATGAAACAGGCCACCGCTACCAGTGCTGCCGCCAGTTGGACGACGGCCATCGGGACGGCGGTGTCCTCCCCGGCGACTCCGACCAGCGGGGAGGCGATCGCGCCGATGAGGAAGGAGGACG
Proteins encoded in this region:
- a CDS encoding serine hydrolase domain-containing protein; translated protein: MPSLEQACDCGGSRELSAPRLRDGTPERAGLDPGELDHLVADVRALTSGEHPWAAGAVVVAGRGPVIAVEEATGWAVRYAAYDPEADAGVELPPEDRVPMTVDTPFDLASLTKLCTAVAAVQQIERGTLGIDARVGAYLPDFSAAAEYGITVRELLTHTSGLRPELPLYDCADDAERLALLRAEPPVGVPGTYTYSDLNPLLLQHVLERVTGRTLDVLVHDGITRPLGMTATHFGPCPRAAATEDQRRPWAKADRGMLRGEVHDENAWALGGVAGHAGLFSTARDLAVLCRTLLAGGSYGPARILGPDFVELLLTPPGLGFALDQPWFMGELAGRGAAGHTGFTGTSLVLDPATDTFLVLLANTVHPRRRSPDNRPRAAAGTRVARAVRGM
- a CDS encoding glycerophosphodiester phosphodiesterase, translating into MVTWIASRGLAAAAFVVPPALTGPLGPMPLEWGGGPLTVAALPRVTYVAHRGGAREVPENSMSGLMAAYARGTAQVLDFDTRMLRDGTLVVMHDPTLNRTTFAGGAVRGLNVREWQGMRLRPRASLPGSWRSERPPTVAEVLDRFGGRIVLMVEAKDPRSLERLAGLIRSRGLTRSVFVNSNDPAVARHAHRLGLLAQLWRSAEQLRRDRPERWRPFVDLLDVDVNARDADLARAVRSGIPRVWAHTVVTPRQRDRALALGCDGVITDTPGRLARGRGPGRG
- a CDS encoding small ribosomal subunit Rsm22 family protein → MNDPADTLRHSLSTLLDGLPPKQAAQAVDRLIATYRGNTPTHTPILRDRADVAAYAAYRMPATFEAVHSALEAFAEAVPHWTPTSHTDVGGGTGAATWAATATWPEGDRTVTVLDWAEPALALGKEIATANPALRTATWQRAKIGAALTLDPADLVTVSYVLNELTAPDRTALVDAAATAAQAVVIVEPGTPDGYARIIEARDRLIAAGFRVAAPCPHSAACPIVPGEDWCHFSARVSRSSLHRQVKGGSLAYEDEKFAYVAATRLPAAPAPSRVVRRPQIRKGQVLLDLCESDERLARHTVTKRHGDLYKAARDATWGDPWPPR
- a CDS encoding TetR/AcrR family transcriptional regulator; translated protein: MATQPTPDASRRSEKSRRAIYDAALALVGEVGYPRTTIEGIAARAGVGKQTIYRWWSSKADVLLEAFLDLSEQASRDAGPEYEFAIPDTGDLATDLKAVLRLTVDQLKDPRFEIPSRALAAEGVVNEQLGRVFMTKLLEPSLLLYVDRVRAAQAAGQVRQEVDPRIALELWVSPLAQRWLQYTGPISYEYTDTLVDYALHGIAPR